A region of Allocoleopsis franciscana PCC 7113 DNA encodes the following proteins:
- a CDS encoding GDSL-type esterase/lipase family protein, with product MVKIVMLFSILFNLLILGAGSILVYSKGGIDYLIRQLSFLQTPEMRATFMYDTPYYRIRKNHFKILPQSEADIVFLGDSITDACEWQELFKNVRIKNRGISGDTTKGILNRIHEVVESQPQKIFIMIGINDLTKGSSIDETFNNYQDLLNILQKESPKTKVFVQSVLPVNNQKYPNIGVNNNIINLNNRLRDLAQKLSFNYIDLFSDFLDSNNQLDAQYTTDGIHLNGQGYLLWKGLIEQEVMN from the coding sequence ATGGTTAAAATTGTCATGCTGTTTTCGATACTATTTAATCTCCTAATTTTAGGAGCAGGTAGTATCTTAGTATATTCAAAAGGTGGAATTGATTATCTAATTCGTCAACTTTCTTTCTTGCAAACTCCTGAAATGAGAGCAACGTTTATGTATGATACTCCTTACTACCGGATTAGAAAAAACCACTTCAAGATTTTACCCCAATCAGAAGCAGACATTGTTTTTTTGGGAGATAGCATTACGGATGCCTGTGAATGGCAAGAATTATTTAAAAATGTTCGTATCAAAAATCGAGGAATTTCTGGGGATACAACGAAGGGTATTTTAAATCGAATTCATGAAGTCGTTGAATCCCAGCCTCAAAAAATATTTATTATGATTGGAATCAATGATTTAACTAAAGGAAGTAGCATTGATGAGACATTTAATAATTACCAAGACCTTTTAAATATCCTTCAAAAAGAAAGCCCAAAAACAAAAGTTTTTGTCCAGAGCGTTCTACCTGTAAACAATCAAAAATACCCGAACATAGGAGTCAACAATAATATTATTAATTTAAATAATAGATTGAGAGATTTAGCCCAAAAATTATCGTTCAATTATATTGATTTGTTCTCTGACTTTTTAGATAGTAATAATCAATTAGATGCTCAATACACCACAGATGGTATCCATTTGAATGGGCAAGGTTACTTGCTGTGGAAGGGACTGATTGAACAAGAGGTAATGAATTAA
- the fusA gene encoding elongation factor G gives MIPRTNIRNIGISAHIDSGKTTLSERILYYTGKIHKIEEVRGGGAGATMDFMQLEQEKGITITSAATTCFWHDTQINLIDTPGHVDFTIEVERALRVLDGAIMVLCAVAGVQSQSITVDRQMKRYRVPRIAFINKMDRVGANPFRVVQALRDKLSLNAIPLQYPIGIEDKFEGVIDLIEMTASYFAGEKGEEHLILPIPANLRSEAEEAREKMLDRLSMFSEPMMEKLVEGEDVPKEMIWETIRKATLTLELTPVLMGSAYKNKGVQNLLDAVAFYLPSPEDREVVKAIDTKTNESVHVYPDPDGPLVALTFKLTDEETGQLTYTRIYSGTLRKGDTLYNTRTGRRLRIGRFVRMHANHRQEIAEATVGDIVALIGVDCASGDTLCSQGNLSLEGMFVPEPVITLSVTPKHQEDADRMSKALNRFMREDPTFRVSVDPESNETLISGMGELHLDIYIERMKREYNAEVYAGAPAVAYRETISQAGKFDYTLKKQTGGSGDFAHVTGRIEPCDQPFVFEKRVVGGAIPTQFIPACEKGFRDALSSGLLIGYPVTGVKVILEGGSYHPVDSSELAFRVAAKHGFEQAFAMAKPIILEPIMLVDVETPNEYVGRIQGDLSSRRGLVLGSQTMEGYAVIRAEVPLKEMFGYSMTVRSLTSGQANFTMEFATYRAVPSSQQAQLTAKGVR, from the coding sequence ATGATTCCCCGAACTAATATCCGAAACATTGGAATCTCTGCCCACATCGACTCTGGAAAGACAACACTGTCCGAGCGGATTCTCTACTACACGGGCAAAATCCACAAAATTGAAGAAGTTCGGGGGGGTGGTGCTGGTGCCACAATGGACTTCATGCAGTTAGAGCAAGAAAAAGGCATTACGATTACCTCTGCTGCCACCACTTGCTTCTGGCATGACACCCAAATCAACCTGATCGACACTCCCGGACACGTAGACTTCACCATTGAAGTTGAGCGTGCTTTGCGGGTTCTCGATGGTGCGATTATGGTGCTGTGTGCGGTGGCGGGTGTTCAGTCGCAATCAATTACAGTAGATCGGCAGATGAAGCGCTACCGGGTGCCGCGTATTGCCTTCATTAATAAGATGGATCGGGTGGGTGCCAATCCCTTCCGCGTGGTGCAAGCGCTTCGAGATAAGCTGAGTTTGAACGCTATACCCCTTCAGTATCCCATCGGTATAGAGGACAAGTTTGAGGGCGTCATCGATTTAATTGAGATGACGGCAAGCTATTTTGCTGGAGAAAAAGGCGAAGAACACCTGATTCTACCGATTCCTGCTAACCTGCGGAGTGAGGCAGAAGAGGCGCGGGAGAAAATGCTCGATCGCCTTTCCATGTTCTCAGAACCGATGATGGAGAAGCTGGTTGAGGGCGAAGACGTTCCCAAGGAGATGATTTGGGAAACCATTCGCAAAGCAACATTAACTCTGGAATTGACACCCGTGCTCATGGGTTCAGCTTACAAAAATAAAGGGGTGCAAAACCTGCTGGATGCCGTTGCGTTCTACCTGCCATCACCGGAAGATCGGGAAGTGGTAAAGGCGATCGACACCAAAACAAATGAGTCGGTTCATGTCTATCCTGACCCAGATGGCCCACTTGTGGCGCTCACGTTCAAACTAACCGATGAGGAAACCGGACAGCTAACCTACACTCGCATCTACTCCGGCACACTCCGTAAAGGGGATACCCTCTACAATACCCGGACGGGTCGGCGGCTGCGGATTGGGCGATTTGTGCGGATGCACGCTAACCACCGACAAGAGATTGCAGAAGCGACAGTGGGTGATATTGTGGCACTGATTGGTGTGGACTGTGCTTCTGGGGATACCCTTTGTTCGCAAGGAAACCTCTCCCTAGAAGGAATGTTTGTACCAGAACCCGTGATTACCCTTAGTGTTACCCCCAAGCATCAAGAGGATGCGGATCGGATGTCGAAAGCGCTGAATCGCTTTATGCGTGAAGATCCAACGTTCCGGGTGAGTGTTGACCCAGAATCCAACGAAACCCTGATTTCGGGGATGGGTGAACTGCATCTCGACATCTATATTGAGCGGATGAAGCGGGAATACAATGCGGAGGTTTATGCGGGTGCGCCTGCTGTAGCATACCGCGAAACCATCTCACAAGCTGGAAAGTTCGACTATACGCTCAAGAAGCAGACAGGAGGTTCCGGGGATTTCGCTCATGTCACAGGTCGAATTGAACCGTGCGATCAGCCGTTTGTGTTCGAGAAGCGGGTGGTTGGGGGTGCCATTCCCACCCAATTTATTCCCGCCTGTGAGAAGGGGTTCCGTGATGCGCTCAGCAGTGGACTTCTCATTGGTTACCCGGTGACTGGGGTTAAGGTGATTCTGGAAGGAGGTTCGTACCACCCAGTTGATTCGTCGGAACTGGCATTCCGGGTTGCAGCCAAGCATGGCTTCGAGCAAGCCTTTGCAATGGCTAAGCCAATTATCCTGGAACCGATTATGCTCGTGGACGTGGAAACACCGAACGAGTATGTGGGACGGATACAAGGCGATTTATCCTCTCGGCGTGGCTTGGTGCTGGGTTCTCAGACGATGGAAGGGTATGCGGTGATTCGTGCTGAAGTGCCACTGAAGGAAATGTTCGGGTACTCAATGACGGTGCGATCGCTCACTTCGGGACAAGCTAACTTTACGATGGAGTTTGCCACTTATCGCGCAGTTCCATCTAGCCAACAAGCACAGCTAACCGCAAAAGGCGTTAGGTAA
- a CDS encoding type IV pilin-like G/H family protein, with amino-acid sequence MPGLLLANIAAPLILSTTGNVFIFLSIIPVEMLIFWGFFNLVLKIGVSFPRLLIVVLVANIATSILGIPLIYNPLIAPSPVVTFLVLPISLFLSFLIESIIYTPFLKTRYNLSKLELMVASFWSNLASYTIFLFVLLPVTLNSSWFSTANPARASFELRMSIPTYLRVQQDFYVENDRFASAKDLESIGFIQIKENNFHRYETQGDQRKATITATAKSNNLSSYIAAVFVVKNKTKTAEPQFITGVCKTNNPSRQPPEMPQLINDNLQCPPNSSKELLNRF; translated from the coding sequence ATGCCTGGATTACTCCTTGCTAATATAGCGGCTCCTTTAATTTTATCAACGACTGGTAATGTATTTATTTTTCTCAGCATAATTCCAGTCGAGATGCTAATTTTTTGGGGGTTTTTCAATCTAGTGTTGAAAATTGGAGTTAGTTTTCCTCGATTATTAATTGTTGTGTTAGTTGCCAATATTGCTACTTCAATTTTAGGAATACCTCTCATCTATAACCCACTAATTGCCCCTAGCCCGGTTGTTACTTTTCTGGTTTTACCCATTAGTTTGTTCCTTTCTTTTTTAATTGAGTCAATTATATACACTCCTTTTCTGAAAACGAGGTATAATCTTTCCAAATTAGAACTAATGGTAGCTTCTTTTTGGAGTAACTTAGCTAGTTACACAATATTTCTCTTTGTGCTTCTCCCCGTAACACTCAATTCTAGTTGGTTTTCTACAGCCAATCCTGCACGGGCAAGCTTTGAGCTGAGAATGTCGATACCCACTTATTTGCGAGTGCAACAAGATTTCTATGTGGAAAATGACCGTTTTGCTTCTGCTAAAGACTTAGAATCAATAGGTTTTATACAGATAAAAGAAAATAATTTTCATCGATATGAAACTCAGGGTGACCAAAGAAAAGCGACTATTACAGCCACGGCAAAATCAAATAATCTTAGTAGTTATATCGCCGCCGTATTTGTTGTTAAAAATAAGACTAAAACAGCCGAGCCTCAATTCATTACTGGCGTTTGTAAAACCAATAATCCATCCAGGCAACCTCCTGAGATGCCTCAATTGATTAATGATAATTTGCAATGTCCTCCTAATTCTTCTAAAGAGTTGTTAAATCGCTTCTAA
- a CDS encoding MFS transporter: MMKNQRFERDTTQSDSHLNPKVICLSAISLAVILGISHGVADAAAGFLLGSLPRTMSLEQASWLIILYNILGFGYQPLAGILTDHLKRPRESVLLGLFLLLLALVVAGWQSQLAVVLAGMGSAAFHVGGGSLALSATPNRTTGPGFFAAPGAVGLAVGGVLGLTGYSVTVPLVLLLGVMIGVIALINLPRSPHSNPKFQIPNSKSDDWVMLVLLVAIALISTVWTSFQFVLQTHLHFILALAVAAAIAKVFGAILAQRWGWRRWIAGTFTVATLLLLLGGQNPLTLLLSLALLQSSIPITLAATAQMMPQQPATAAGLALGLAIIIGGIPVIGGWSTLVGTPTLSALVVTVTAVSLHWVFKSITLNTPSW; encoded by the coding sequence ATGATGAAAAATCAACGATTTGAACGAGATACAACTCAGAGTGACTCTCACTTGAACCCAAAGGTTATCTGTCTTTCTGCGATTTCTCTTGCCGTTATTCTTGGTATCTCTCACGGTGTTGCTGATGCCGCCGCCGGGTTTTTACTGGGTAGTTTACCGCGCACCATGTCTTTAGAGCAGGCAAGCTGGCTAATTATCCTCTATAACATCCTGGGTTTTGGTTATCAGCCTTTGGCAGGGATATTGACAGATCACCTAAAACGCCCTCGCGAATCGGTATTGCTAGGATTGTTCTTGTTATTGTTGGCGTTAGTTGTAGCGGGTTGGCAATCGCAGCTAGCTGTCGTGTTGGCAGGAATGGGTTCTGCTGCCTTTCATGTCGGTGGAGGGAGTTTGGCATTATCTGCCACTCCTAATCGTACTACTGGCCCTGGATTTTTTGCGGCACCGGGGGCAGTCGGGTTGGCTGTGGGCGGCGTTTTGGGATTGACGGGTTACTCCGTTACGGTGCCATTAGTACTGCTGCTTGGGGTAATGATCGGTGTCATTGCCTTAATTAACTTGCCGAGATCTCCTCACTCCAATCCCAAATTCCAAATCCCAAATTCCAAATCCGATGACTGGGTGATGCTGGTGCTGCTTGTTGCGATCGCACTCATCTCCACGGTCTGGACTAGCTTCCAGTTTGTACTACAAACTCATCTACACTTTATTCTCGCCTTAGCGGTTGCGGCAGCCATTGCCAAAGTCTTTGGTGCGATTCTTGCACAGCGATGGGGATGGCGGCGCTGGATAGCAGGGACTTTCACTGTTGCCACACTTCTACTTTTATTGGGCGGACAAAATCCCTTGACTCTGCTGTTGAGTTTGGCGCTACTTCAGTCCAGCATTCCTATCACTCTAGCTGCAACCGCACAGATGATGCCTCAACAACCCGCTACCGCTGCCGGATTGGCTCTGGGACTGGCTATCATTATTGGTGGTATTCCAGTTATTGGGGGTTGGAGTACTCTTGTAGGGACTCCAACTCTCTCCGCTTTGGTTGTAACCGTAACGGCTGTGTCATTGCATTGGGTGTTCAAATCAATTACCTTGAACACCCCATCTTGGTAG
- the infC gene encoding translation initiation factor IF-3 has protein sequence MPVEQKTANRNLPLINEQIRFPQIRVIDTDGTQLGIMSSRDALQIAQDKEMDLVLVGDNKELPVCRVMDYDKWKYQQSKKIGKARPTVLKEVKMSYNIAEHDYQVRVAQSERFLKGGDKVKTTILLKGREIQHIDLAEVRLKQMSVDLQEVADLEQPPKREGNRMTMLLSPKTSKKKK, from the coding sequence ATGCCTGTCGAACAAAAAACAGCCAATCGTAACCTACCCCTGATCAACGAACAAATCCGTTTTCCTCAAATTCGAGTGATCGATACTGACGGGACTCAACTGGGGATTATGTCGTCTAGGGATGCCTTGCAGATCGCACAAGATAAAGAAATGGATCTCGTGCTCGTGGGTGACAACAAAGAGTTACCTGTTTGCCGAGTGATGGACTATGACAAGTGGAAATATCAGCAGTCCAAAAAAATCGGCAAAGCGCGACCCACGGTTCTCAAAGAAGTGAAGATGAGTTATAACATCGCAGAACACGACTACCAAGTGCGTGTCGCTCAATCTGAACGTTTTCTCAAAGGCGGAGATAAAGTCAAGACCACCATTCTACTTAAAGGACGGGAAATTCAACACATTGACTTAGCTGAGGTGCGGCTCAAGCAGATGTCTGTAGATTTACAGGAAGTCGCCGATCTTGAGCAACCCCCTAAACGAGAAGGGAACAGAATGACGATGCTTCTTTCTCCGAAAACCTCGAAGAAGAAGAAGTAA
- a CDS encoding protein tyrosine phosphatase family protein codes for MKTNQIEEIYNYLKLSDSVATGGQPTEAQLSLIKEAGYQVVVNLARSDSPRAIPNEQAIVESLGMQYASIPVDWENPTLEDVACFFSVMEASATQPVFVHCAANMRVSAFMYLYRLIHQGMSDEQAKSDLEKIWSPNDTWQAFIQQALKHYQHLSLHQEVGAAYFTSYD; via the coding sequence GTGAAGACCAATCAAATTGAAGAGATTTACAACTATCTGAAACTATCAGACTCTGTAGCAACAGGCGGGCAACCGACTGAAGCGCAACTCTCGCTCATTAAAGAAGCTGGTTACCAAGTGGTTGTTAATCTTGCACGTTCAGACTCTCCTAGGGCAATACCTAACGAGCAAGCAATTGTTGAATCTCTGGGAATGCAGTATGCATCTATCCCTGTGGATTGGGAAAACCCAACTCTTGAGGACGTTGCCTGTTTTTTTAGCGTCATGGAAGCGAGCGCAACTCAACCTGTGTTCGTCCACTGTGCGGCTAATATGAGAGTCTCGGCGTTCATGTATCTTTATCGCCTAATTCACCAAGGGATGAGTGACGAACAAGCCAAAAGCGATTTAGAGAAAATTTGGTCTCCCAATGATACCTGGCAGGCGTTTATCCAGCAGGCGCTCAAGCATTACCAGCACCTCTCCCTACATCAAGAGGTAGGCGCTGCATACTTTACCTCTTATGATTAA
- a CDS encoding CoB--CoM heterodisulfide reductase iron-sulfur subunit B family protein, whose protein sequence is MASSTLKYAYFPGCVAQGACRELYISTSVLTQALGIELIELKKASCCGSGTFKEDSQLLEDTVNARNIALAEELNLPLLTHCSTCQGVIGHVDERLKEFQETDPGYIDEVNGFLKKEGCSPYKGSSEVKHLLWALVGDYGLEALQERVTRKLSGLKCAAFYGCYLLRGQTTIPFDDPFNPESMENLFRAVGATPVYYRGRTQCCGWPISSYATKQAFKMAGTHIQEAMEAGADCMVTPCPLCHLNLDSRQPEVESAIGQKLGLPVLHLPQLVALALGISPKQLGLSKHIVSTQPLLEKLGF, encoded by the coding sequence ATGGCATCTAGCACGCTCAAATACGCTTACTTTCCCGGATGTGTGGCTCAAGGAGCCTGTCGGGAGCTTTATATCTCTACCTCCGTACTCACCCAGGCACTCGGCATTGAACTGATTGAACTGAAAAAAGCGTCCTGTTGTGGTTCTGGCACCTTCAAAGAAGATTCTCAGTTACTCGAAGACACCGTTAATGCCCGTAACATTGCCCTAGCCGAGGAACTGAATCTGCCGCTTCTCACCCATTGCAGCACTTGTCAGGGGGTGATTGGTCATGTGGATGAGCGGTTAAAGGAATTCCAAGAGACAGACCCAGGTTATATTGACGAGGTTAATGGATTTCTCAAAAAAGAGGGCTGTTCTCCTTACAAAGGAAGTAGTGAAGTCAAGCATTTGCTGTGGGCGTTAGTGGGGGATTACGGACTCGAAGCCCTGCAAGAACGGGTTACCCGTAAGCTGAGTGGGCTAAAGTGTGCCGCATTTTATGGCTGTTATTTGTTGAGGGGACAAACGACGATTCCCTTTGATGATCCCTTTAACCCAGAGTCGATGGAGAATCTATTTCGGGCGGTGGGAGCAACTCCCGTTTATTATCGAGGTCGAACTCAGTGTTGTGGTTGGCCTATTTCGAGCTATGCCACCAAGCAAGCCTTTAAGATGGCAGGGACGCATATTCAGGAAGCGATGGAGGCGGGTGCCGATTGCATGGTGACTCCCTGTCCCTTGTGTCACCTTAACCTGGATTCCCGTCAACCAGAAGTCGAAAGTGCGATCGGGCAAAAACTGGGGTTGCCAGTGCTGCACTTACCTCAGTTGGTAGCTTTAGCGCTGGGTATTAGTCCAAAACAGTTGGGTTTAAGCAAACATATTGTTTCCACACAACCCCTTTTGGAAAAATTAGGGTTTTAA
- a CDS encoding SDR family NAD(P)-dependent oxidoreductase codes for MATALITGASSGIGAAFAKALAASQTNLVLVARSQDKLDSLAQQLQEQYPIQVEVWVQDLAIPGAATRVFEAVSEKNLAIDLLINNAGFGDYGLFSESSLATQLEMIQVNISALVELTYQFLPQIQQRRGTIINISSIAGFQPLPYMSVYAATKAFVLSFSEALWAENREKGVKIMAVCPGPTKTDFFDRAGFAQLSSATSQNQHSASAEDVVQETLKALQVDTSNVVTGGLRKKIIVNLPRFFPRDMLLKFVEQQFRPSR; via the coding sequence ATGGCTACTGCTCTGATTACTGGTGCTTCCTCAGGTATTGGTGCCGCCTTCGCCAAAGCACTGGCGGCAAGCCAAACGAATTTGGTCTTGGTGGCTCGTTCCCAGGACAAACTAGACTCCCTCGCTCAACAATTGCAGGAGCAGTACCCGATTCAGGTAGAAGTCTGGGTGCAAGACCTTGCTATACCGGGCGCTGCCACCCGTGTATTTGAAGCCGTCAGTGAAAAAAATTTAGCCATCGACTTACTGATCAACAATGCGGGCTTTGGTGACTATGGCCTTTTTAGCGAAAGTTCACTCGCTACGCAACTAGAGATGATACAAGTCAACATCTCAGCCTTAGTAGAGCTGACTTATCAATTTTTACCACAGATACAGCAGCGACGTGGCACTATCATCAATATCTCTTCGATCGCAGGTTTTCAACCCCTGCCTTACATGTCTGTATACGCCGCCACAAAAGCGTTTGTCTTAAGTTTCAGCGAAGCCCTCTGGGCTGAGAATCGGGAAAAAGGCGTAAAAATTATGGCTGTTTGCCCAGGCCCCACGAAGACTGACTTTTTTGATCGGGCTGGATTCGCTCAACTCTCTAGTGCCACTTCACAAAATCAGCATTCCGCTTCCGCTGAAGACGTGGTGCAAGAAACGCTCAAAGCGTTGCAAGTAGATACGTCCAACGTCGTTACGGGTGGATTAAGGAAGAAAATAATCGTTAATCTGCCACGATTTTTTCCCAGAGATATGCTCTTGAAGTTTGTAGAACAGCAGTTTCGTCCCAGTCGGTGA
- the hisC gene encoding histidinol-phosphate transaminase → MTFFRPNINAMSGYVPGEQPLPGTQVIKLNTNENPYPPSPAALQVLRELEGELLRRYPDPMAGAFREAASQVLGVPADWILVGNGSDDLLTMIIRACSEPGQRVVYPMPTYVLYRTLTQIQGAEFVEVPYQENYTLPVESLIEAQGAVTFVASPNSPSGTVASVEQLEKLAAHLSGVLVIDEAYVDFAETNALEVVKKYDNVIILRTLSKGYSLAGLRLGFGVANPALLEGLIKVKDSYNVDAVACAVGAAAIADQDHKNTNANMIKVSRAQMADDLQKLGFHVLPSQANFLLAQFPEGNAEFLYKSLKERGILVRYFNQPQLMDKLRITVGTPEQNDALIKGLGEVLT, encoded by the coding sequence ATGACTTTCTTTAGACCCAATATCAACGCCATGTCCGGTTATGTGCCTGGTGAGCAGCCGCTACCAGGCACTCAAGTGATTAAGTTGAACACCAATGAAAATCCCTATCCTCCATCACCTGCGGCGTTGCAGGTACTACGGGAACTAGAGGGAGAGCTTTTGCGCCGCTATCCCGATCCCATGGCGGGTGCTTTCCGTGAAGCGGCAAGTCAGGTGTTGGGAGTACCTGCGGACTGGATTTTGGTGGGCAACGGTAGCGATGATCTCTTAACCATGATTATCCGTGCCTGTTCGGAGCCAGGGCAACGGGTTGTCTATCCCATGCCGACTTATGTACTATACCGCACTCTGACGCAGATCCAGGGAGCCGAATTTGTGGAAGTTCCCTATCAGGAGAACTACACTTTACCCGTTGAATCGTTAATTGAAGCTCAAGGTGCTGTCACCTTTGTTGCCTCTCCTAATAGCCCTTCGGGTACGGTGGCATCGGTAGAGCAGTTGGAGAAACTGGCGGCGCATTTATCGGGGGTGCTGGTGATTGATGAGGCGTATGTCGATTTTGCGGAAACAAATGCCTTAGAAGTCGTGAAGAAGTACGACAACGTAATTATCTTGAGAACACTGTCGAAGGGGTATTCATTAGCTGGATTGAGATTGGGCTTTGGTGTGGCTAACCCGGCACTGCTGGAAGGGTTGATTAAAGTCAAAGATAGTTATAACGTGGATGCGGTGGCTTGTGCAGTGGGTGCAGCTGCGATCGCAGATCAAGACCACAAAAATACCAATGCGAATATGATTAAGGTCTCGCGTGCCCAGATGGCAGATGACCTCCAGAAATTGGGGTTTCATGTCTTGCCGTCACAAGCTAATTTTTTATTAGCGCAGTTCCCTGAGGGTAATGCAGAATTTCTGTATAAAAGCCTGAAGGAAAGGGGAATCTTAGTTCGATATTTCAATCAGCCCCAGCTAATGGATAAGTTACGGATTACGGTTGGGACGCCGGAGCAGAATGATGCTCTTATTAAGGGATTGGGGGAAGTGCTGACCTGA
- a CDS encoding O-antigen ligase family protein: MKQNVNINKKEFGILMKPQNFAEKVVWYLLIGTYGLYFIGGQFIIIPAMAWVLTFYLGFKCWSQTEKTPDAEKITIPFGVWLWIIGMLILEVGLIQSYSDFDMGWGQIINGTVFQWARQTAMMALFPLIGCLNIRPKLIYRAVCIVCLQSLIFIPIGYFAGIVRMPEYLYYSPLRIIGRGGEIFYAVALYNIDSDTKAIRLQLFTPWAPALALVACVYFFIACQESDRKWRWIGMIGSIAMCLVTQSRLGVICLPIVFLLSSFLTNFMRPITHILAGILSLFGGLFSPWIIDGIETFKAAFNGARASSTKVRSNLKEIAIYRWKMEAPIWGHGELDPGPKVVENMPIGSHHTWAGLLYMRGLVGFIAFAIPFLWSFIELLIKAQKSRTAKAGLDVVLVLFLFTFAENIDTLSYLFWPGLVIMGLGFKKTVKFRDLFITTEQVKSSMHTLSNVLDDKSYEKS; this comes from the coding sequence ATGAAACAAAATGTAAATATAAATAAAAAAGAATTTGGTATCTTAATGAAGCCTCAGAACTTTGCTGAAAAAGTAGTTTGGTATTTACTAATCGGAACATACGGGCTGTATTTCATTGGAGGTCAGTTTATCATAATACCTGCAATGGCTTGGGTTTTGACTTTCTATCTGGGGTTTAAATGTTGGAGCCAAACAGAAAAAACTCCGGACGCAGAAAAAATTACCATTCCCTTTGGAGTTTGGTTATGGATCATTGGGATGTTAATTTTGGAAGTTGGTCTAATTCAAAGTTATTCAGACTTTGATATGGGATGGGGGCAAATTATTAACGGCACCGTATTTCAATGGGCAAGGCAAACAGCCATGATGGCATTATTCCCTCTGATTGGTTGCCTAAATATTCGACCAAAATTAATTTATAGGGCAGTCTGTATTGTCTGCCTTCAGAGTTTAATTTTCATCCCAATTGGCTATTTTGCAGGTATAGTCCGTATGCCTGAATATTTATACTATTCTCCTCTGCGAATTATTGGACGTGGTGGAGAAATATTCTATGCTGTCGCTCTATACAATATTGATTCTGATACTAAGGCAATCCGTTTGCAGTTGTTTACACCTTGGGCTCCAGCTTTAGCTTTAGTCGCTTGCGTCTATTTCTTTATTGCCTGTCAAGAATCTGATAGAAAGTGGCGTTGGATAGGCATGATTGGTTCTATAGCTATGTGCTTGGTAACACAGTCACGGCTGGGGGTCATATGTTTGCCTATTGTTTTTTTACTCAGTTCTTTTTTAACAAATTTTATGCGACCCATTACACATATATTAGCAGGAATATTAAGTTTATTTGGAGGCCTTTTTTCCCCCTGGATTATTGATGGAATTGAAACTTTCAAGGCAGCTTTTAATGGTGCTAGAGCAAGCTCTACAAAAGTGAGAAGTAATTTAAAAGAAATCGCTATATATCGTTGGAAGATGGAAGCCCCCATTTGGGGACATGGTGAACTTGATCCAGGTCCCAAAGTTGTGGAAAATATGCCTATTGGCTCTCACCACACTTGGGCTGGTCTTCTATATATGAGGGGATTGGTAGGCTTTATTGCTTTTGCGATTCCATTCTTATGGAGCTTCATAGAGCTACTAATCAAGGCGCAAAAGAGCAGAACTGCCAAGGCTGGTTTAGATGTAGTGTTGGTTTTATTTCTCTTTACTTTTGCGGAAAATATAGACACTTTGAGTTATCTATTTTGGCCTGGATTAGTAATCATGGGTCTTGGATTTAAGAAAACAGTGAAGTTCCGCGATTTATTCATAACTACTGAACAAGTGAAATCCTCAATGCATACCCTTTCTAATGTTTTAGATGATAAATCCTACGAGAAATCCTGA